CGGATCAGCGCCCGTTTTTTGTCGCGCCCGACCTTGAGCACGGGCGCACCCAGCACAGACAGCGCCAGACCGCCTTCCAGCTCAGTGGCGGCATGGGTTTCCAGCTCGTGCTGGCGGATGACCAGACCCATGATGTGAAAATCATCCGGCGTGGTCAGTTCAAACTCGTGCCCGCCGGCGCTGACGGCAATGGCGTCGTCGTCGATGGGCGTGTAGCCGTTGCTGGCGGCTTTGCCTTCGGTGTACGGAATGCCAAACCACCAGGCATCGGGCCAGACCATGCACGATTGCCGCAGCGCCAGGCTGGTGGTTTCCTCGAAGCATTGCAGTTCATCCAGCCACATCTCCTTGAGTTCACCGGTAAACACGCCAGGGCAAAGCTGGTCGTACAACTGCTGCCAGGCGGTGATTACGCAAGATTGCTCATACGCGTTGCCGGTGCGCGCATGGCGAAACCTGTCTTCCAGCCCGAGTTTTTCGGTGGTTTCGCTGCTGTCCTGCAAGTCGGTGACCAAGCGGTGCAGCGGGGG
The genomic region above belongs to Silvimonas iriomotensis and contains:
- the eutR gene encoding HTH-type transcriptional regulator EutR gives rise to the protein MHRLPAPALPPLHRLVTDLQDSSETTEKLGLEDRFRHARTGNAYEQSCVITAWQQLYDQLCPGVFTGELKEMWLDELQCFEETTSLALRQSCMVWPDAWWFGIPYTEGKAASNGYTPIDDDAIAVSAGGHEFELTTPDDFHIMGLVIRQHELETHAATELEGGLALSVLGAPVLKVGRDKKRALIRTQQHLLGIAARRPQDLHHPVSHRFARHELLDQLIDLLADAQALAAPRQSRSRGSHWRTVRTAREYVLDHPDEPVALADLCQHLHVSRRTLQNCFHNTLDICPLGYLKAIRLNAVRRELLSPYSSHATIQEAAFAWGFWHMSQFAVDYQRLFGEKPSASLRRGRALPG